The following DNA comes from Verrucomicrobiota bacterium.
GTTTGTCTTCTCGCCGTGTGACCCGACTCCGAACGCGCACCAGCTACCAGCTACGAGTTACCCATTACCCTTCCGGCAATTTCAGCTTCGCAATCTCGGCCATTACCCGCTCACTTAGGTGCTGGTAAATTTCGCGGCCGCCTTCCAGGTCCGCCTTGGTGAAACGGATCGGCTTGCCGACGACGACCGTGATGGGCTGCAACTTCAATCCGCCCGTTTTCGGCAACGCCTCAAAGGAACCAAAGATCCGGATGGGAACGACCGGCGCCAACGTTTTGGCGATGACCATGCCGAGCCCTGCCCGGGCGGGTTGCAACCGGCCGTCGAGCGTCCGCGTGCCTTCCGGGAAAATGATGACGCGCTTCCCCTCCTGCAATA
Coding sequences within:
- a CDS encoding 1-acyl-sn-glycerol-3-phosphate acyltransferase translates to MNVYYWIGYSLCTLIGKLGFRHKVYGRDNLIEDGPAILASNHQSYLDPPMIGISCRRPIYFLARDTLFKIKVAGWIISKLNTVPVDRKRGDISAIKTIIRLLQEGKRVIIFPEGTRTLDGRLQPARAGLGMVIAKTLAPVVPIRIFGSFEALPKTGGLKLQPITVVVGKPIRFTKADLEGGREIYQHLSERVMAEIAKLKLPEG